The following are encoded in a window of Candidatus Jordarchaeales archaeon genomic DNA:
- a CDS encoding acetoacetate decarboxylase family protein produces METAEYWIKRREAERKGFFEGVKQQEVIIAGKKGKIPIFYYDARALMVVLPASASRLRSVLPEVYEPATIVPGVGLVAISAFNYRNTDIEPYNELAVAIILKQPYAGGVLSQLRKRAFHVYIHYLPVDTEIALRGGVDYYNYPKFMAEFEWIDRDGEVACRLSEKGEHILTVSGKKVRAEKSRIMRFYTYLFMDKQPQWTEFRVNAEQHAVSWMPGKAKLELGEHPVAKELKRLLLSTRPLMYMYLPKMQAILYGPMALSPHLLLEMFRSVPREELRTLIKEA; encoded by the coding sequence ATGGAGACTGCTGAGTATTGGATTAAAAGAAGGGAGGCGGAGCGGAAGGGCTTCTTTGAAGGCGTGAAGCAGCAGGAAGTCATTATTGCCGGAAAGAAGGGCAAGATCCCCATATTTTACTATGATGCTAGGGCTTTGATGGTTGTTTTGCCGGCGTCCGCTAGCAGGCTTAGGAGTGTTCTGCCCGAGGTTTACGAGCCTGCGACCATAGTTCCCGGAGTTGGGTTAGTTGCTATCTCAGCTTTTAACTACCGCAACACGGATATAGAACCTTACAACGAGCTTGCGGTCGCCATAATATTGAAGCAGCCTTACGCCGGTGGCGTTTTAAGCCAGCTCAGGAAACGCGCCTTCCACGTCTACATACACTACCTCCCAGTCGATACAGAGATTGCACTTAGAGGGGGCGTAGACTACTACAACTATCCGAAGTTTATGGCTGAGTTCGAGTGGATTGACAGAGACGGGGAAGTTGCATGTAGGTTGAGCGAGAAAGGCGAGCATATTCTAACGGTCTCCGGGAAAAAGGTTCGCGCGGAGAAGAGCCGCATAATGCGGTTCTACACCTACCTCTTCATGGACAAGCAGCCCCAGTGGACGGAGTTCAGAGTTAACGCTGAGCAGCATGCGGTGTCGTGGATGCCGGGGAAAGCGAAACTGGAGCTTGGGGAGCACCCTGTAGCGAAAGAGCTGAAAAGACTCCTACTCTCGACGAGACCCTTAATGTACATGTACTTGCCGAAAATGCAGGCAATACTCTACGGACCAATGGCGCTATCGCCACACCTACTGCTGGAGATGTTTAGAAGCGTTCCAAGAGAAGAGCTTAGAACCCTAATAAAAGAAGCATAA
- a CDS encoding SCP2 sterol-binding domain-containing protein, which produces MVEELRKLVEKMLVMSDSELMQELPKQAPKLKEHVRELIDSVPNLVPRMIKRLEQTDVKKFVNEAPQAAKEFTNLVWEGVSILAERTPDVKRDLENLGTVVMNFKATDSPLEVTMKISGGKVTGNWGLAEKADLEFSGTTENIMGLLLGSIDPVRGFMLRKFSMKGGMTLGMKVAPVMSKLAKMARGG; this is translated from the coding sequence ATGGTTGAGGAGTTGAGGAAATTAGTAGAAAAAATGCTCGTCATGTCTGATAGCGAACTCATGCAGGAGCTACCAAAGCAAGCTCCGAAGCTTAAGGAACACGTAAGGGAACTCATAGATTCAGTACCAAACTTGGTTCCGAGGATGATTAAAAGGCTAGAACAGACGGATGTTAAAAAGTTCGTGAACGAGGCACCTCAGGCGGCGAAGGAGTTCACCAACCTCGTGTGGGAAGGCGTCAGTATCCTCGCAGAAAGAACCCCTGACGTTAAGCGTGACCTCGAAAATCTGGGGACCGTAGTCATGAACTTTAAAGCTACAGACAGCCCGCTCGAGGTCACCATGAAGATAAGTGGTGGAAAAGTTACGGGGAACTGGGGTTTGGCTGAGAAAGCTGACCTTGAATTCTCGGGGACAACGGAGAACATTATGGGCTTACTGCTGGGTAGCATAGACCCAGTTAGAGGGTTCATGCTGCGGAAGTTCTCGATGAAGGGCGGCATGACCTTAGGAATGAAAGTGGCGCCCGTAATGAGCAAGCTGGCAAAAATGGCGAGGGGAGGTTAA
- a CDS encoding SCP2 sterol-binding domain-containing protein, whose protein sequence is MAEELGKIVDNMLSMSEDELAKQLPSILPKLRGRVGELLRARPDVVSKIVRRMEEIDVKRFMEKAPEAARAFTDLVWEGVSVVVERTPELKSDLEKLGNMTLNFKATDSPLEVHVKISGGKISGGSGLAEKADLSFSGTTENIIKLMTGAMDPVSGFMSGKYKMDGNLTVGMKLAPVMTKLTKTVRGG, encoded by the coding sequence ATGGCGGAGGAGTTGGGGAAGATTGTGGATAATATGCTTTCCATGTCTGAGGATGAGTTGGCGAAGCAATTACCATCCATACTTCCGAAGTTGAGAGGACGTGTTGGGGAGTTGTTGAGGGCGAGGCCTGACGTCGTATCAAAAATAGTTAGGAGAATGGAGGAAATCGACGTTAAGCGCTTCATGGAGAAAGCTCCTGAGGCTGCGAGGGCGTTCACCGACCTCGTGTGGGAAGGTGTCAGTGTAGTGGTTGAGAGAACCCCTGAGCTTAAAAGCGACCTAGAGAAGCTTGGAAACATGACTTTAAACTTTAAGGCTACGGACAGCCCGCTCGAAGTGCACGTGAAAATAAGTGGAGGCAAGATCTCCGGTGGATCCGGTTTGGCGGAAAAAGCAGACCTCTCCTTCTCAGGGACAACGGAGAACATTATAAAACTGATGACCGGCGCCATGGATCCTGTAAGCGGCTTCATGTCTGGAAAATATAAGATGGACGGTAACCTAACTGTTGGAATGAAGCTCGCCCCAGTGATGACGAAGCTCACGAAAACCGTGAGAGGAGGATAA
- a CDS encoding type I phosphomannose isomerase catalytic subunit: protein MKIPRFLFQAKENLVEKAWGGQWIPELKGLAIPGNIGESWEFSAHPSNPSEVIVNAVKLKLPDLIAVAREEILGKLSGKYSSFPILVKLLDVRGRLSVQVHPSSEVAKELGETEPGKSEGWISLGEGRVYIGFKEDVSPDEVRKSPESVPLRLNRFNAGFLDTFMIPAGTVHFAEGARFLEVSTNSNITYRVFDFEGREVHLEKAVKAMRLTKSAEREVKGEKGRFEMPEFGVETIKVEGEAELSTGEVFNILFGVNGEVTLKSGREKAKLRKGYSCLVPAATGSYTIEGEQATIIKVYAK, encoded by the coding sequence ATGAAGATACCTAGATTCTTGTTCCAAGCAAAGGAGAACCTCGTAGAGAAGGCTTGGGGGGGACAATGGATACCGGAACTCAAAGGACTAGCCATACCGGGCAATATAGGCGAATCCTGGGAGTTTTCAGCCCACCCGTCCAATCCATCAGAAGTTATAGTTAACGCTGTTAAGCTGAAACTCCCCGACCTCATAGCCGTGGCGAGAGAGGAAATCCTCGGAAAGCTTTCCGGGAAGTACTCGTCTTTCCCAATTTTGGTGAAGTTGCTTGACGTGAGGGGGAGACTGAGCGTCCAAGTGCACCCTTCGAGCGAAGTGGCAAAGGAGCTCGGTGAAACCGAGCCGGGAAAGAGCGAGGGCTGGATCTCGCTTGGAGAAGGGAGGGTTTACATAGGCTTCAAAGAAGACGTCAGCCCCGACGAGGTTAGAAAGAGTCCTGAAAGCGTCCCACTAAGACTTAACAGGTTCAATGCAGGCTTCCTAGACACGTTCATGATACCGGCGGGAACAGTGCACTTCGCGGAGGGCGCGCGCTTCCTAGAAGTCTCGACGAACTCAAACATCACCTACAGAGTTTTCGATTTCGAGGGGAGGGAGGTCCACCTAGAGAAAGCGGTGAAAGCGATGAGGCTCACCAAGAGCGCGGAGAGAGAGGTTAAGGGAGAGAAGGGTAGATTCGAGATGCCTGAATTCGGAGTAGAAACAATAAAAGTAGAGGGGGAAGCCGAACTGAGCACAGGGGAAGTGTTCAACATACTGTTCGGTGTCAACGGAGAAGTAACGCTGAAAAGCGGAAGGGAGAAAGCCAAGCTAAGAAAGGGGTACTCTTGCCTAGTTCCAGCAGCAACAGGCAGCTACACCATTGAGGGAGAACAAGCAACCATAATCAAAGTATACGCCAAATAA
- a CDS encoding C69 family dipeptidase encodes MCDTLVALGNSTEDGSVIFGKNSDRPPNEAQVLRYFPRMEHPEGAVVKCTYIEVPQVPETYEVVLSSPYWIWGAEMGVNEYGVAIGNEAVWSKEPYRKTGLLGMDLLRLALERANSARKALQVIVEMLEKYGQGGSANKDFELLYHNSFIIADTREAWVLETADKFWVAERVRDVRAISNGYTIRDRWDMASPGLVEHAVEMGWCESRKDFDFARCYGDPQMEQIAMCAERFSRSMTLLKDNKGNISVELMMDFLRDHGGGEWDPWSQTKATICMHAGPSVVSNTAGSYVGHLTVEEQVHWFAPSTPCLSLYIPVFMGGVGVPEEAGRGEGVFSADSPWWVHEKFVRTVHLKGYSNLAGIMRSELESTQRKFLEDAYKARDKCLRSSAGERRKTLREVTERCFKEAVEKYKEWCERAAKVDAVGRPPEKYYEYWFLQNYAARISV; translated from the coding sequence ATGTGTGATACCCTTGTGGCTTTAGGGAACTCGACCGAGGACGGCTCGGTCATATTTGGCAAGAACAGTGACCGCCCCCCGAATGAAGCGCAGGTTTTGAGGTACTTCCCGCGCATGGAGCACCCTGAAGGCGCCGTGGTGAAGTGCACTTACATCGAGGTTCCGCAGGTTCCCGAGACGTACGAGGTGGTCTTGTCCTCCCCCTATTGGATTTGGGGGGCCGAGATGGGGGTCAACGAGTACGGGGTAGCGATAGGGAACGAGGCTGTCTGGTCTAAGGAGCCTTACAGGAAGACCGGGCTACTGGGAATGGACTTGCTGAGGCTTGCACTCGAGAGGGCCAACAGCGCCCGCAAAGCCTTGCAGGTCATAGTAGAGATGCTGGAGAAGTACGGCCAAGGTGGGTCTGCTAACAAGGACTTCGAACTGCTCTACCACAACTCGTTCATAATAGCTGACACTAGGGAAGCTTGGGTGCTGGAGACGGCCGACAAGTTCTGGGTAGCTGAGAGAGTTAGGGATGTACGCGCCATCTCGAACGGTTACACTATAAGGGACAGGTGGGACATGGCGTCCCCCGGGCTGGTTGAGCACGCGGTGGAGATGGGGTGGTGTGAGTCTAGGAAAGACTTTGACTTCGCCCGCTGCTACGGTGACCCGCAAATGGAACAGATAGCGATGTGCGCGGAAAGATTCTCTAGGTCTATGACGCTTCTCAAGGATAACAAGGGGAACATAAGCGTAGAGCTTATGATGGACTTTTTAAGAGACCACGGAGGTGGAGAGTGGGATCCGTGGAGCCAGACGAAGGCAACGATCTGTATGCACGCCGGGCCAAGCGTTGTGAGCAACACTGCTGGGAGTTACGTCGGACACCTGACAGTTGAAGAGCAAGTCCACTGGTTTGCACCATCAACGCCGTGCCTCAGCCTCTACATTCCGGTTTTCATGGGAGGGGTTGGCGTACCAGAGGAGGCTGGCAGGGGTGAAGGTGTTTTCAGTGCGGATTCACCGTGGTGGGTTCACGAAAAATTTGTACGCACAGTCCACTTGAAAGGATACAGTAACCTGGCTGGAATTATGCGTTCTGAGCTTGAAAGCACTCAGAGAAAGTTCCTAGAGGACGCCTACAAAGCTAGGGACAAGTGTCTTAGGTCCTCGGCGGGCGAGAGGAGGAAAACGCTCAGAGAGGTCACCGAGCGGTGTTTCAAGGAGGCGGTCGAGAAGTACAAGGAGTGGTGTGAGAGGGCTGCCAAGGTTGACGCCGTAGGGAGGCCGCCGGAGAAGTACTATGAGTACTGGTTCCTCCAAAACTACGCCGCGAGGATAAGCGTCTAA
- a CDS encoding TrpB-like pyridoxal phosphate-dependent enzyme, whose amino-acid sequence MPSRKIVLDEDELPKQWYNIVPDLPKPLPPPLGPDGNPVKPAMLERIFAKELVRQEVSQERWIKIPEEVREIYMIWRPTPMYRAVRLERALKTPAKIYFKYEGVSPPGSHKPNTAVAQAYYNMKEGVERLTTETGAGQWGSALAFSCCLFGMKATVYMVKASYMQKPYRRILMETWGAEVLASPSDRTEFGRNVLKSDPNNPGSLGIAISEAIEDALTSDNTKYTLGSVLNHVLMHQTVIGLEARKQFELVDDYPDVVIGCIGGGSSFSGTFWPFYYDKVSGKAPKDVEFIAVEPKACPSVTKGEYIYDHGDSARLTPLLKMHTLGHTYIPPPIHAGGLRYHGMAPTLSLLNVEGHVKAVAYDQVEVFEAATLFARTEGLLPAPEPAHAIKAVIDEAVKCRETGEEKTIFFPLCGHGFFDLQAYDAYNHGQLQSYEYPEEEVKKAIKNLKEMYPWVASK is encoded by the coding sequence ATGCCTTCGCGAAAAATCGTGCTAGACGAGGATGAGCTGCCCAAGCAGTGGTACAACATAGTTCCAGACCTACCAAAGCCCCTGCCGCCGCCACTAGGCCCAGACGGCAACCCCGTGAAACCCGCCATGCTTGAAAGAATATTCGCCAAGGAGCTCGTGAGACAGGAGGTCAGCCAAGAAAGGTGGATAAAGATTCCAGAGGAGGTAAGAGAAATATACATGATCTGGAGGCCCACCCCGATGTACAGGGCGGTTAGGCTTGAGAGGGCCCTCAAGACGCCGGCGAAAATATACTTCAAGTATGAAGGGGTGAGCCCTCCGGGAAGCCATAAGCCCAACACTGCTGTCGCTCAAGCTTACTACAACATGAAGGAGGGTGTTGAGAGGCTGACCACCGAGACGGGGGCAGGGCAGTGGGGTTCGGCGCTGGCGTTCAGCTGCTGTCTTTTCGGCATGAAGGCAACCGTTTACATGGTTAAGGCGAGCTACATGCAGAAGCCGTACAGGAGGATTCTCATGGAGACGTGGGGGGCTGAAGTGCTCGCCAGTCCAAGTGACAGGACGGAGTTTGGTAGAAACGTTCTTAAGAGTGACCCGAACAACCCTGGAAGTCTCGGAATAGCGATAAGCGAAGCGATAGAGGATGCGTTGACCAGTGACAACACGAAGTACACGCTTGGAAGCGTCCTCAACCACGTCCTCATGCACCAAACGGTCATAGGGCTTGAGGCCAGGAAGCAGTTCGAGCTTGTTGACGACTACCCGGACGTGGTTATAGGGTGCATAGGCGGAGGGAGCAGCTTTTCTGGCACCTTCTGGCCATTCTACTATGATAAGGTGTCAGGGAAAGCACCTAAAGACGTCGAGTTCATAGCAGTTGAGCCAAAGGCTTGTCCATCAGTCACTAAGGGCGAGTACATATACGACCACGGGGACTCTGCGAGGCTAACCCCTCTCTTAAAAATGCACACGCTGGGGCACACTTACATCCCACCGCCAATACACGCCGGCGGGCTCAGATACCACGGTATGGCGCCGACGCTCAGCTTGCTTAACGTTGAAGGACACGTTAAGGCGGTAGCGTACGACCAGGTTGAAGTATTTGAAGCTGCAACGCTCTTCGCGCGGACAGAGGGGCTCCTGCCCGCTCCAGAGCCGGCGCACGCTATAAAAGCAGTTATAGACGAGGCGGTTAAGTGCAGGGAGACAGGTGAGGAGAAAACGATATTCTTCCCACTGTGCGGCCACGGGTTCTTCGACCTCCAGGCTTACGACGCGTATAACCACGGCCAGTTGCAGTCCTACGAGTACCCAGAGGAGGAAGTCAAGAAGGCTATAAAGAATTTGAAGGAAATGTATCCATGGGTGGCGTCAAAGTAA
- a CDS encoding tetrahydromethanopterin S-methyltransferase subunit H, whose product MLLRFKSKQKVFRIAGVRVGGQLGENPTVLVGTIFYEGDKLVVDPVKGAFDRGRAESLLLKQEELSDATGNPCMVDVVGRTGNALINYIDFVSTVIDAPILVDSPSTEARLEACSHAVEVGLKERVVYNSITPDSSPKEIEALRELGVENAVLLTFSESEFSPEEKLKLLRDGDSLLSKAEKAGVKNVLVDVSLLDVVSMAYAAESITAVKESTGLPSGCSPANALGGSRKIDNIAPHAKRTLLVSLCVFARCFGADFILYGPVSLAEVVFPACATVDAVLTYSLVVEGYELENKETPLYKIL is encoded by the coding sequence ATGCTTCTCCGCTTCAAGTCAAAACAAAAGGTTTTCAGGATAGCTGGCGTCCGCGTCGGAGGACAGCTTGGAGAGAACCCTACAGTGCTTGTTGGTACTATATTCTACGAAGGGGACAAGCTTGTGGTAGACCCAGTTAAGGGAGCCTTCGACCGAGGAAGAGCTGAGTCACTCCTGTTAAAACAGGAGGAGCTCTCCGACGCCACGGGTAACCCGTGCATGGTTGACGTTGTGGGGCGAACCGGCAACGCCCTCATCAACTACATAGACTTCGTGTCAACTGTGATTGATGCCCCAATACTCGTCGACTCCCCTTCAACTGAGGCCCGGCTCGAAGCGTGCAGTCACGCTGTCGAGGTAGGTCTAAAGGAGCGCGTCGTGTATAACTCGATAACTCCAGATTCTAGCCCAAAGGAAATTGAGGCCTTAAGAGAACTGGGAGTTGAGAACGCCGTCCTCCTAACGTTCAGCGAGTCAGAGTTTTCACCCGAAGAAAAGCTGAAGCTGCTCCGCGACGGCGACTCACTTCTTTCGAAAGCGGAGAAAGCAGGCGTTAAAAACGTGCTCGTGGACGTATCGCTCCTAGACGTGGTGAGCATGGCGTACGCGGCCGAGTCGATAACGGCGGTTAAGGAGTCGACGGGTCTCCCGAGCGGCTGCTCACCTGCAAACGCGCTGGGCGGATCAAGAAAAATAGATAACATAGCCCCTCATGCCAAGAGGACACTTCTAGTGTCCCTGTGCGTTTTCGCCCGGTGCTTTGGAGCAGACTTCATACTGTACGGGCCTGTGAGCCTAGCTGAGGTGGTCTTCCCAGCATGCGCAACAGTCGACGCTGTTCTAACATACAGCCTCGTAGTGGAAGGCTACGAGTTGGAAAACAAGGAAACCCCGCTATACAAAATCCTTTAG
- a CDS encoding cobalamin-dependent protein (Presence of a B(12) (cobalamin)-binding domain implies dependence on cobalamin itself, in one of its several forms, or in some unusual lineages, dependence on a cobalamin-like analog.) gives MVEVSDLRRAIAEIREEAEELTRKLLEEGVNPVKIIEEGVVKGLYDLGAKFEKRQAFIPDLIKGSKIAKKCIDLVEKVLPKEKAGAKKKVVIGTLLSKHNIGKTLVSMFLTINGFEVYDLGENLEPWTFYEKAEEVGADLIAVSIVFTPALAKFEELIRILKEMGVRDKYKVIVGGAVTSKEWAESVGADGWAPDAEGAVELAKKLLGVS, from the coding sequence TTGGTTGAAGTCTCAGATCTTAGAAGGGCGATAGCTGAGATTAGAGAGGAGGCGGAGGAGTTAACGAGGAAGCTTTTGGAGGAGGGGGTTAACCCCGTGAAGATAATCGAGGAGGGGGTTGTCAAGGGGCTCTACGACTTAGGCGCCAAGTTTGAGAAGAGGCAGGCTTTCATCCCTGACCTAATTAAGGGAAGCAAGATCGCTAAGAAGTGCATAGACCTCGTTGAAAAAGTGTTGCCGAAGGAGAAGGCTGGAGCTAAGAAAAAAGTCGTCATAGGAACACTCCTCAGCAAGCACAACATCGGGAAGACCCTTGTGAGCATGTTTCTAACGATAAACGGCTTCGAAGTCTACGATCTGGGTGAAAACCTTGAACCATGGACATTCTACGAGAAGGCTGAAGAGGTCGGAGCTGACCTAATAGCTGTATCAATAGTGTTCACCCCGGCCCTAGCCAAGTTCGAGGAACTAATCAGGATACTTAAGGAGATGGGTGTTAGAGACAAGTACAAGGTGATCGTCGGCGGGGCCGTGACCTCGAAGGAATGGGCTGAAAGTGTTGGGGCAGACGGCTGGGCGCCCGACGCGGAGGGCGCAGTCGAGCTCGCCAAAAAGCTCCTGGGAGTAAGCTAG
- a CDS encoding FAD-dependent oxidoreductase, which translates to MLPWDLEVDVVVVGSGAGALTAAIVAHDRGAKVVVLEKTDKAGGASAVSGGAVWVPNNRFIREGFQPEFWDPVKKEWVKAPDSEEKAFKYMKAIAAGRSSDELIRTYLRTVNEACDYLEKNTHVKWSHVKLMPDYFPEWEGGVKGGRVMEAQLISFNSLPKEVAERVRLSPVSLPILLEELVEWGGLATMMSGKWDFNLINERLKERVYGWGTALIARLLYSCYERGIEIKYKTPAKKLVVENGRVVGVIAEHEGKELRIRARKGVVLATGGFEWHEKMPSAFLRGPMRGPMSPPHNTGDGHRMAMEVGAQVDLMSEAWWFPTVYTGDTYDGKPYYRGVFFEKALPGVIIVNKYGKRFANEAANYFDFTRAMHTWDPNKHEYTNIPAWMIFDERVHQSYTVFTLYPGAKPTDPPFKWADTIRDLAKKAGIDPDGLEETVERFNKYAKEGVDPEFHRGESHFDRFYGDPNWKPNPTLGPLEKPPFYAIEVYPGCLGTCGGLKINEKAQVLDYNDKPIPGLYAAGNVTAAVSGGGYPSSGITIGAGICFGYIAASELTRDLAKK; encoded by the coding sequence TTGTTGCCGTGGGATCTTGAAGTAGATGTTGTGGTAGTCGGCAGCGGCGCGGGCGCCCTGACTGCAGCCATAGTCGCCCACGATAGGGGCGCCAAGGTCGTCGTTCTCGAGAAAACGGATAAGGCTGGTGGAGCAAGCGCTGTCTCCGGGGGAGCCGTCTGGGTGCCGAATAACAGGTTCATCAGGGAGGGGTTCCAGCCGGAGTTCTGGGATCCCGTTAAAAAGGAGTGGGTTAAGGCTCCCGACTCCGAAGAAAAGGCCTTCAAATACATGAAGGCGATAGCTGCTGGAAGATCGAGCGACGAGCTGATAAGAACGTACCTTAGGACGGTAAACGAGGCTTGCGACTACCTGGAGAAGAACACGCACGTCAAGTGGTCACATGTCAAACTGATGCCAGACTACTTCCCCGAGTGGGAGGGAGGAGTGAAGGGTGGAAGGGTGATGGAGGCACAACTTATAAGCTTCAACTCTCTACCGAAAGAGGTTGCCGAGCGGGTAAGGCTTTCCCCCGTCAGTCTACCGATACTGCTCGAAGAGCTCGTTGAGTGGGGCGGGCTAGCAACGATGATGAGCGGCAAGTGGGATTTCAACCTAATAAACGAGAGACTTAAAGAAAGGGTCTACGGGTGGGGGACGGCGCTCATAGCCCGCCTGCTGTACTCCTGCTACGAGAGAGGTATAGAGATCAAGTACAAAACTCCAGCCAAGAAGCTTGTCGTCGAGAACGGAAGAGTTGTCGGCGTGATAGCGGAGCACGAGGGAAAAGAGCTCAGGATCCGTGCTAGGAAAGGAGTGGTCCTAGCGACGGGTGGCTTCGAGTGGCATGAAAAAATGCCCTCAGCCTTCCTAAGGGGGCCTATGAGGGGGCCCATGTCTCCGCCCCACAACACCGGGGACGGACACCGCATGGCGATGGAGGTAGGAGCGCAAGTTGACCTTATGAGTGAGGCGTGGTGGTTCCCGACGGTCTACACGGGCGACACTTACGACGGGAAACCCTACTACAGGGGAGTGTTCTTCGAGAAGGCTTTGCCCGGAGTGATAATAGTCAACAAGTACGGCAAGCGCTTCGCTAACGAGGCCGCAAACTACTTTGACTTCACAAGGGCTATGCACACCTGGGATCCGAATAAGCACGAGTACACAAACATTCCAGCGTGGATGATTTTCGACGAGCGCGTCCACCAAAGCTACACCGTATTCACCCTCTACCCAGGGGCTAAGCCGACTGATCCACCCTTCAAGTGGGCTGACACGATCAGAGACCTCGCGAAGAAAGCGGGAATAGACCCCGACGGGCTTGAAGAGACCGTTGAAAGGTTCAACAAGTACGCCAAGGAGGGCGTCGACCCGGAATTCCACCGCGGGGAGAGCCACTTCGACAGGTTCTACGGTGACCCCAACTGGAAGCCTAACCCGACTCTCGGACCACTAGAGAAGCCACCATTCTACGCCATTGAAGTGTACCCCGGGTGCCTTGGCACGTGTGGCGGCTTGAAGATAAACGAGAAGGCGCAAGTTCTCGACTACAACGACAAGCCTATACCAGGGCTCTACGCGGCTGGCAACGTCACAGCTGCTGTTTCGGGCGGAGGATACCCGAGCAGCGGCATAACTATAGGCGCAGGGATATGCTTCGGCTACATAGCGGCGAGTGAGCTCACAAGAGACCTCGCGAAAAAATGA
- a CDS encoding monomethylamine:corrinoid methyltransferase translates to MSLLWEVLERSQTGPLMKEEEFETEFFPSKIREIVKEHGIKYDPEEVVMTDANMADEIFEAGLELLLEVGLYNKDTKRIVKFTEEEIKEVLATRKRELVLGEGRDQIVLRPRKPEDREPPKTFLPAGILTSNIELYKAYVLSAAKEPVADGLIALPLQGIGELKPVSGTPSETLLGLTEGFILREAAVRVGRPGMFLGIPMSVSSAKAVMGSFHPAGYTRYNCMCPVHIIQDMRIDYDRLNLAFFAQQNGINPWISSCPTMYAYIGGPEEAAVEGIAHVLGMMAYSGGSFAQAMSATIQGRYEGRDVFWANSAQALAAERNIRVPWISFGGGVTGQQATEVSFYSIAATVITNTISGMEGMWLTGGVPGIEGRWGGEVARAAAGIKVSDGVEIVKELLKRYEDKAKVGLPSETLILEKYDMKTLTPKKEYVELYSRMKKELQDMGLEYEAW, encoded by the coding sequence GTGTCTTTGTTATGGGAAGTTTTGGAGAGGTCTCAAACTGGTCCTCTCATGAAGGAGGAAGAGTTTGAAACTGAGTTTTTCCCGTCAAAGATAAGGGAGATTGTGAAGGAGCACGGGATTAAGTATGACCCGGAAGAAGTCGTTATGACTGATGCGAACATGGCTGACGAGATCTTCGAGGCGGGACTTGAGCTACTACTGGAGGTTGGACTATACAACAAGGACACGAAGAGGATAGTGAAGTTCACGGAGGAGGAGATCAAGGAGGTTCTCGCTACGAGGAAGAGGGAGCTCGTTCTCGGGGAGGGGAGAGACCAAATAGTCCTGAGGCCTAGGAAGCCGGAGGACAGGGAGCCTCCTAAGACTTTCCTGCCCGCCGGCATACTGACCAGTAACATCGAGCTGTACAAGGCCTATGTGCTCTCAGCGGCAAAGGAGCCTGTTGCAGATGGACTCATAGCCCTCCCCCTCCAGGGGATAGGTGAACTGAAACCTGTGAGCGGGACTCCCAGCGAAACCCTCCTCGGACTGACTGAAGGCTTCATCCTCAGAGAAGCAGCTGTGCGCGTAGGTAGGCCTGGAATGTTCCTAGGGATCCCCATGAGCGTGTCGAGCGCAAAGGCTGTGATGGGCTCTTTCCACCCTGCAGGTTACACGAGGTACAACTGTATGTGCCCGGTTCACATAATACAAGACATGAGGATTGACTATGACAGGCTTAACTTGGCTTTTTTCGCCCAGCAGAACGGGATAAACCCGTGGATCAGCAGCTGCCCCACGATGTACGCCTATATAGGTGGACCGGAAGAGGCGGCGGTTGAAGGGATAGCTCACGTCCTCGGAATGATGGCCTATTCCGGTGGCTCCTTTGCTCAAGCCATGAGCGCGACTATTCAGGGGAGGTACGAGGGGAGAGATGTTTTCTGGGCTAACTCGGCTCAAGCACTCGCCGCTGAGAGGAACATTAGGGTTCCATGGATAAGTTTCGGCGGTGGTGTTACGGGGCAGCAGGCGACCGAAGTGTCCTTCTATTCAATCGCCGCCACAGTTATAACGAACACTATTTCAGGCATGGAGGGGATGTGGCTTACGGGGGGTGTGCCGGGGATTGAGGGAAGGTGGGGTGGAGAAGTGGCGAGGGCTGCGGCTGGCATAAAAGTAAGTGACGGAGTAGAGATAGTGAAAGAGCTGCTTAAGAGGTACGAGGACAAGGCGAAAGTCGGGTTGCCGAGCGAGACGCTAATACTAGAAAAGTACGACATGAAAACTCTTACACCGAAGAAGGAGTACGTCGAACTCTACTCGAGGATGAAGAAGGAATTACAGGACATGGGCCTAGAGTATGAAGCGTGGTGA